One genomic region from Nymphaea colorata isolate Beijing-Zhang1983 chromosome 12, ASM883128v2, whole genome shotgun sequence encodes:
- the LOC116265431 gene encoding uncharacterized protein LOC116265431 produces the protein MIDSRIPGGAGHGTLQHAFPCRIRFSYRNATVLVCFFNIVIAILLLHAFFGSSGRRFALRRGTWEAEALRRAMEPLELIKRVKEIQEEFSREQEIVVVSTGQRQSAASDLSKRLKDFQALNDANSKKALEEWRRRKIDRARQKKTD, from the exons ATGATTGACAGTCGAATCCCCGGCGGAGCCGGCCATGGGACTCTGCAGCACGCGTTTCCCTGCCGGATTCGCTTCTCTTATAGGAACGCCACCGTCCTCGTCTGTTTCTTCAACATCGTGATCGCCATCCTTTTGCTCCACGCCTTTTTCGGGTCATCCGGTCGCAGATTTGCGCTCAGACGCGGCACTTGGG AGGCTGAGGCACTGCGTCGGGCTATGGAGCCCTTGGAACTAATAAAGAGG GTTAAGGAAATCCAGGAAGAATTTTCTAGAGAGCAAGAGATAGTGGTGGTAAGTACCGGGCAAAGACAGAGCGCTGCAAGTGATCTTTCAAAAAGGCTAAAGGACTTTCAAGCATTAAATGATGCAAATAGCAAGAAAG CCCTTGAGGAGTGGCGCAGAAGGAAGATAGACCGAGCCAGACAGAAGAAAACTGATTAA
- the LOC116265671 gene encoding uncharacterized protein LOC116265671, whose amino-acid sequence MAAVSSLPSSYCFSRISRASCRASPSLPFTISYSSSPSSLLRTLRCGVSGGSKKWTEIGGRRGSCRVQVVAEESVAPEGGEDQPSVSVPISPSDVLTMFFKAEGTMDDSASSAVRKVLEEVEGVSDLKVGLSEGIATVELTKQTTVQATGVASNLVEMIQGSGFNLQTLNLSFEDEEDIIE is encoded by the exons atggcgGCAGTCTCTTCTCTTCCATCTTCTTACTGCTTCTCCCGGATTTCTCGGGCCTCTTGCAGAGCTTCTCCGTCCCTCCCCTTCACTATCTCTTATTCCTCCTCTCCGTCTTCTCTTTTACGGACTCTTCGTTGTGGCGTCTCTGGCGGGAGCAAGAAATGGACGGAGATAGGGGGTAGGAGAGGAAGTTGCAGGGTTCAGGTCGTTGCTGAGGAAAGCGTAGCGCCCGAAGGGGGAGAAGACCAACCCTCTGTTTCTGTTCCCATCTCGCCCTCCGACGTCCTTACCATGTTCttcaag GCGGAGGGAACTATGGATGATTCTGCAAGCTCTGCTGTCAGAAAGGTTCTggag GAAGTGGAAGGTGTTAGTGATCTTAAAGTTGGTCTTTCCGAGGGGATTGCAACTGTTGAG CTAACGAAGCAGACAACAGTACAGGCTACTGGAGTGGCTTCCAATTTAGTGGAGATGATACAGGGATCAGGATTTAACTTGCAGACATTGAATTTAAGCTTTGAGGATGAAGAAGACATCATTGAGTAG